The genomic window ATTTTTAACACCTTCGTCAGGTGAATTTCAAATAAACGGCAAGAAGTTGACAACTTTGTCTCAATCAGATTGGCAAAGTCAAATAACGTATATTCCTCAACACCCTTACATCTATCACGATACGGTTTTAAACAATATTCGTTTTTATAATCCGGAGGCAACAGAGAAAGATGTAGAGGAAGCCGCAGAAAGAGCGGGGCTCGCTGAAGTGATTCAATCGCTGCCGCATGGATTCAAGACAATCATAGGGGAAGGCGGACGGAGCTTAAGCGGAGGACAAGAACAGAGAATTGCCCTCGCACGTGCATTTTTGGGCAACCGTCCTATTATCATGCTTGATGAGCCGACTGCCCATCTTGATATTGAAACGGAATACGAATTGAAAGAAACGATGTTGCAGCTGTTTAATGGGAAGCTTGTATTTTTTGCCACGCATCGCTTGCATTGGATGCTTGATATGGATGAAATCATTGTTCTTGATCAAGGAAAAATAGTGGAAATCGGAACACACGAACAGTTAATGAAGCAGAATTCTACTTATTATCAGCTTGTGAAAACTCAAATGGAGGGCATTTAATGGAGAAAGAGAAATGGATTACTCCATATTTGCGTCAATATCGCGGCTTGTTTGCGTTGGCTATTCTTCTTGGATCGCTTACCATTCTTTTTGGCGGAGCCTTAATGTTTACTTCGGGTTATTTAATTTCGAAATCGGCAACACAACCGGAAAATATTTTAATGGTTTATGTGCCGATTGTGGGTGTCCGTGCATTCGGATTTGGCCGAGCTGCGCTCAGCTATGTGGAGAGGCTGACAGGACACCAATTTATTTTAAAAATTCTTTCCGAAATGCGCGTCCGCTTATATAAAATCATTGAGCCGCAAGCCTTGTTTCTTCGTTCCCGCATGCGTTCGGGCGACATTTTGGGTGTACTCGCCGATGATATTGAACATTTGCAGGATTTTTACTTAAAAACGCTTTTTCCCTCAATTGTTTCTTTAGTCATTTACACAGTGATTATTATTTGTACAGGACTTTTCTCAATTCCATTCGCCATTCTCCTTGCTGTATTAATCGGGCTGTTGATTTTTGTCGGACCAATTGTTTCGTTTATTTATACGAGAACAAAAAACGAACAATTGAAAAGAGGAAGACACAAACAATATCAACAGTTTACCGATACGATTTTTGGCATAAGCGACTGGATATTCAGCGGGAAATACGCGACTTTTATTCAGCGATACGAAGAACAAGAACAAAAACTGCTCGCACTCGAAACGAAGAAGCATTCCTTTGTGAACTGGCGGGACGTTTTGAATCAGATGGTGCTTGGTTCCGTTGTTGTCTTGGCCATCTATTGGGCAAATGGGCAAACGCTAAGTGGAGAATTCCCGCCTACGCTCATTGCTGCTTGCGGTCTTGCAGCACTGTCCTTGGTAGAATCTTTTTTGCCGATTGCAGGGGCAGTCAGCGAAACAACAACCTATCAAGATTCATTAAAGCGTCTTGAAGCCATTCAAGCAGAAGCCCCGCCATGGATCGAATCAGAGAATTTTAACGATGCACCGGACACATCTGAAGCAGCGATTGAAATAAACCATGTATCATTCGGGTATCAATCTGAAACACCATTGCTTGAAGATGTAAGTTTAGAAATTGGACAGGGTGAGAAAATCGCCATTATCGGGCGCAGCGGAGCAGGAAAATCAACGCTGCTGAAATTGATCCAGGGAGCCCTTGCACCGACTAGCGGTGAAGTGCGGATTAATGGGATGAATGCACATGAGTTGGGATTGGCTGTTCCAAAATTCATGGCAGTTCTCAACCAAAAGCCTTATTTATTCAATACGTCCGTTATGAATAACATTCGCCTTGGGAACCCGGAAGCAACGGATGAAGAAGTATTCGAAGCGGCTAAGATGGTTCAATTGCATGAAATGATTATGTATTTGCCTAAAGGGTATGAGACGAACATGCATGAAACAGGACAGCGCTTTTCCGGCGGCGAACGGCAAAGAATCGCACTGGCCCGGATATTATTGCAAAATACTCCGATCGTCATCATGGATGAACCGACTGTTGGGCTCGATCCAATCACAGAATTGAACCTATTGGCTGACATTTTCGATACACTGAAAGGAAAAACGATCATCTGGGTAACGCACCATTTGATAGGCGTAGAGAAAATGGATCGCATTCTGTTCCTTGAACAAGGAAAAATCACCATGGATGGCAGCCATCAGCAACTTTTAAAAAGTGAAGAAAAATACCGCCGTTTATATGCACTGGATCGTCCGTTTTAGATGAATGGGTAGTAGAAATAGGATTTGCTGCTAATGTGTTCCTGAATGAAAAAATACCGCCGGTGCTAGTAACACAAAGTGGTCATCCAATGACCTTTCCCTCAAAAGGGGATCAGTAGTCCAGAAGAATAATCCATTTAATGCCGGTAAGCACAAGGATGGATTATTTTTTTGGCTTTTAATCTCTTTAAAGATAGGTTTACTTTGGTTCAGCAGGTTTATACTCTTGTTCAAGATACGATTACTTTCGTTCGGAAGGTGTTTACTCCCGTTCAACCTACGTTTACTCCCGTTAGGACAAGAAAATGGTTAATAACTGTTGACCATAAATCAAAGATAGATGATGATTTTATTATGCATCAGTAAATATAAAATAATAGCAACCATTAAAAACGGAGGTATCTTATGTTGCTTGGCGGTATTGAAGCGGGAGGCACTAAATTTGTTTGCGCTGTTGGAAATGAGGATGGAAATATTTTGAAAAGAATCGAAATCCCGACAACTGTTCCAGAAGAAACTATTGGGAAGGTGATCGGTTTCTTTAAAGAATTTGAATTGAATGCAATTGGAATTGGCTCTTTTGGACCGATTGATGTTAACCCGGAAAGTCCGACATACGGCTATATAACAACGACTCCAAAAAAAGCTTGGAGTAACTATCCCTTCGTTCAGGCAATTAAAGAAAAATTTAACATTCCCATCGGATTTCATACAGACGTTAATGCTGCCGCTTTAGCGGAGGCTGCATTAGGAGCTGCTAGAGGACTTAACAGTTGTTTATATATTACTGTTGGAACCGGTATTGGTGCAGGCGCCATCATCCAAGGGAAACTTCTTCAGGGACTTTCACACCCTGAAATGGGGCATATTCTTGTAAGGCGCCATCCAAATGACAATTACAAAGGAAATTGCCCGTATCATCAAGATTGCCTAGAGGGGCTGGCAGCTGGTCCGGCGATCGAAGAACGCTGGGATAAAAAAGGTGAAGAGCTGAAAGATAGGCAAGAAGTTTGGGATATGGAAGGCTTTTATCTTGCCCAGGCAATCATGCAGTATATTCTTACTCTTTCGCCAAAGAAGATCATTATTGGCGGAGGGGTTATGAAGCAAGAACAAATTTTTACTTATATTTACAAATATATACAACAATTGTTAAACAATTATATTGCGTTGCCTGAGCTTTCTACAAGTATTGAGGATTATATCGTACCCCCGGGTTTAAAAGAGAATGCCGGTATAGTCGGTGCACTTCTATTGGCAAAACAGGCATACCAGGAAAAGAAACAAGCGTATCAAAATCTCGTTTGAGGTTACTTTGATAGATGAGTCATGGAGACTGCTCCTATGGCTCGTTTATTTTTTATCTCTCTTATTTGACACAAGGAACTAAAACAAAACACTTTGTGCTGCATAGTCTTTGAAATGCGCATTATCAGTATTTTTGTTATAATGGCATGAGTTGGGATTCTTCTAAAGTCAGACCAACTGTAACGAAAGTAAACCCATTCGAAATCGAATGAGATGAAATATATTCTTATGTTCATTCAGATAGAATCAACTTTCAGCCAAAGAGAGGAGATATTATGAGCCAAACAATGATTTTTTTTGATATTGACGGAACTTTGCTTGATCATGATAAACAGCTTCCTGATTCTACGAAGCAAGCTATTCACGCTTTAAAAGAAAAAGGGTATGAAGTCGGCATTGCGACAGGGCGGGCGCCGTTTATGTTTAGAGATTTGGCAAAAGAGCTCGATATTGACACATATGTTTCTTTTAATGGACAGTATGTAGTTGTTAAAAATAAAGTTGTATATAAAAATCCGCTTCATTTAGAATCTTTACGGAAACTGGCGGAGTATTCCTCGAAAAAACAGCATCCGCTCGTATATTTATCCCATGAAGAAATGAAATCAAACATCGAGTATCATCCACACATACAAGAGAGTATCGAAACATTGAAATTTAGCCACCCGCCCTATGATCCGGAATACTTTGAAGACCGTGAAATCTATCAATCTCTGTTATTTTGTACTGAGGGAGAAGAAAAGGACTATATGGAAAAGTTTGAACAGTTTGACTTTATCCGCTGGCACCCGGTATCAACAGATGTTTTACCGGCAGGCGGCTCGAAAGCAAGAGGCATAAAAGCTGTCATCAGCCATTTAGGAGTTTCAGAAGACCGGGTTTATGCTTTTGGGGACGGTTTAAATGATATTGAAATGCTTCGGTTTGTAAAAAACAGCGTCGCAATGGGGAATGCACACGAATCTGTAAAAAAAGTCGCCAGACATATAACAAAAGATGTTACGGAAGACGGGATTGCTTACGGTCTTGAATTATTGGGATTATTATAATAATTGATAAAATAAATTTCAGGGGCTAACTCTGAAGCAAAGGTTCGGAGTTAGCCCCTGTTTTTCAATGACAGCTTAACTACGATAAACATAAGGATCTTTCGGTTGTTCAATTTGGTGCCATTCCTTAACTTTCAGAACAGGAATGGTAGATTTAAAAGGCTGATAGTAAACGGAAGAAGAGGAACGCCTTTTAATAAAAGCCTGCGGGTTATCGGAACGATTCCGCATTCACAGGATGGAAAAATACTCCAGCTGTCGATGCAAACAGAACAGCAAGGTAGCGGTTTTTCGGTATAATTCTTGCGACCATTCCTTCTGTTATAAACATCTGGATGAGACCGGAAATAAATACGCCAATAAGTACAAATGGAATAGCTTCTATTAAAATACTAATAAAAATGGAATTGAGCTGTAAAAATGATTGTGAAGTCACATTATGCCTCCAATCGATGTAAATAAAAAAAGATACAATATCTATTATAATAGCAACTCCACGATTTCGAATCAGTTGGAAATAACTTTCTAAAGAAAGTGAATTCAGTTTGCTTCTTTATGTACCTCTAAAAAAAAACCACAAAATCAATCCCCGAAACAAATAAATCTGCAATTTTTTCAAACAACAGATTTTTCTTTTATTTTTCTATGACTATTAATACGAATAAAACAAATTCGATTGCGGATATTGTGGAAAATGCGTCAAAAGCGATTGTCGGAATCGTAAATCTTCAAAACAGGAATGACTACTTTAACACCAAAAGAATTTGATCTCTTATATCACTTTGTCCAGCATCCTAAACAAGTACGGTGAAAATATCCTTCGGGATTTGGAACGAAGCAGAATTGGAGCTGAGCATGTTTTAGATGAGTACGGGCGCGTTTTAGCTGGAAGGAACATTCAATTCAGTTTATTTGATCAAGATTTGAAAACTTCAATAGGAGGGCACCGCGCTGAAATCACATTATCTGATGAAGAATGGGAAAAAATTTTAAATGGCAATCCGATTGTCGTGAAAAACGACATTAAGCGGTTCGATAAGGCAGTGACATTTGTCTTGCTGCCATATTTTCAAAATGGCACTTTTTTAGGCGGCATTTTGCTTACTTCTCCTATCAGCGGTTCAAGAGAAATGATCTCGCAAATCAACCAATATTTATTTTATACCGTATTAATTGCCCTTATCGTATCTTTATTTCTTAGCTGGATCTTGTCAAAAATCCATGTGAATCGTATTAAACGGATTCAGGAGGCTACATCATTAGTTTCAGCCGGAGATTATTCGGTTCATATCCCATCATCCAATTTTGATGAAATCGGTGAATTGGCAGAGGACTTCAATCATATGGTGCAAAAATTACATTCTTCGAAGGAAGAGATTGAAAGTCTCGAAAACAGAAGACGTCAGTTCATGGCGGATGTTTCTCATGAACTTAGGACTCCTTTAACAACAATCAGCGGTGTGATCGAAGGGCTTCGAAATGACATGATTCCGGAAGAGGAAAAAGAAAGAGGTTTGCAATTAGTCAGCCAGGAAACAAAAAGATTAATCAGGCTCGTAAATGAAAACCTCGACTATGAAAAAATCAGATCGAATCAAGTTAAGCTTTTGAAAGAGGATATTCAGCTGATCGAAGTATTAGAAATTATTAAAGATCAATTAGATATTCTTGCTGAAGAAAAGAACAACAGCATCATTGTAGAAGTGGATGAGGAACTATATGTAAATGCAGATTATGATCGCCTCATGCAAATATTGATCAATGTTACGAAAAACAGCATCCAATTCACAGAAAATGGAACGATCTGGTTAAGAGGAAAGTCCCGCTCTAAAGAAACGATTATTGAAATAGAAGATACCGGGATCGGGATCGATCCGGCTGAAATCGAAAACATTTGGCGGCGCTTCTATAAAGCCGATCTTTCAAGGACGACCAATCCTTATGGTGAATTTGGACTTGGGCTTTCGATTGTGAAACAATTAGTCCAGCTCCATAATGGTGAAATTGAAGTAGCCAGTGAAAAAGGAAAGGGAACAAAATTTGTCATCCGCTTTCCGTTCACTAGTAAAGACATAGAATGAAAAAAAGCTGTAAAATAGCAGCTTTTTTCATGTTTTTTATAATAAGCATAAATTTCATTCACACTTGACAGCTATGGTATCATATTATTGTCGCCAAAAAAAATGAAGTTTATCGAAACATATTACACTAGAAAAAACAGGAAGGTGACAAATATGAAACATTTAATGGTGAAAGGCCAAAATATTTTCAATAAAAATGCCGGCTTTTTCTTATTGGCTGCCATCCTGTTATGGATAAAAACGTATTTAGTGCAGCAATTTGAGTTTAACTTAGGTATCGATAATTCTATGCAGCAGTTTTTGCTTTTTATAAATCCGATCGGATCGATCCTTTTCTTTCTCGGATTTGCACTTTTTGCAAAAGGGAAATCACGCTATTATTGGATCATTGGGATTGATTTTATTTTAACTTTTCTATTATTTGCGAATGTAGTCTATTATCGTTTTTTCAACGATTTTATTACACTTCCTACATTAACGCAGTCTAAAAACTTTGGAGATGTCAGCGGGAATATTGTTGCTTTGTTAAAACCATATGATCCTTTATTTTTCATTGACATCTTTATTTTAATGGTATTAATGGCTGTTTGGAAGTTAAAAACTGAGCAATCTAAGGTTTCACGCCGTAAAGTGAGTTTCGTATTTCTATCAGCGATAGCCATTTTATGTGCAAATATTGCTTTGGCTGAAATCGACCGTCCTCAATTATTAACAAGGACGTTTGACAGAAATTATATTGTTAAATATTTAGGCATGTACAACTTTACGATTTATGATGCGATCCAAAGCACGAAATCTTCCGCTCAGCGGGTTTTAGCCGACAGTAATGATATTACAGAAGTTGTTAATTATACGAAATCAAATTATGCTGAACCTAACCCGAAATATTTTGGTAAAGCCAAAGGAATGAACGTAATTTACGTCCATTTGGAATCTCTGCAAAATTTTGTTATTAACTATAAGTTAAATGGTGAAGAAGTTACTCCATTCTTAAATTCGTTAACAAGAGATTCCAATACGCTATACTTTGATAACTTTTTCCATCAAACGGCGCAAGGAAAAACGGCTGATGCGGAATTTTTATTGGAAAATTCATTGTTCGGTCTATCACAAGGATCAGCTTTTTCAACAAAAGGTTTAAATACGTATCAGGCAGCACCGGCGATTTTAGGACAACATGGATATACATCTGCGGTATTTCATGGCAACAACAAATCATTTTGGAACCGCGATGAAATTTATAAATCATTTGGTTATGATAAATTCTTTGATTCAAGCTACTACAATATGAATCCAGAGGACGTCCTTAATTATGGATTAAAGGATAAACCGTTTTTCGCGGAATCAATGCCATTGCTGAAGTCGTTGCCGCAGCCGTTTTATACAAAATTTATTACATTGTCCAACCATTTCCCTTATCCGATTGATGAAGAAGATGCAACGATTGAGGGACATACGACCGGAGATTCTTCCGTAGACAATTATTTCCGAACAGCCCGTTATTTAGATGAAGCTGTGAAAGAATTCTTTCATTATCTGAAGGAATCGGGCTTGTACGACAATTCTGTTATTATTATGTACGGTGACCATTACGGTATTTCAGAAAATCACAATAAAGCAATGGAGCAAGTTCTCGGTAAAGAAATGAATGAGTTTGAGAATGCTCAATTACAGCGGGTGCCATTATTTATCCGTGTTCCGGGGATAGAAGGCGGCATTATGCACCAATATGGCGGACAAGTCGACCTGCTCCCAACACTGCTTCATTTGCTTGGAATCGATACAAAGAACTACGTGCAATTAGGTACAGACTTATTATCTGAACAGCATGACCAGCTTGTTCCTTTCCGAAATGGAAATTTTGTGAGCCCAAATGTAAGTGCTGTGAATGGCAAATATTATGATAGATCCGGAAGTATAATCGAAAAAAATGAGGAGATTGCAAGATTAGAGGAAGAAGCGAAACTAAAATTAGATCTTTCAGATCGGGTAGTAAATGGCGACTTATTACGGTTCTATACACCTGAAGGCTTTAAACCGGTGGACCGCTCTCAATATGATTACAATCATAAAGAAAATATAAATGAAGATGCTTCAAAAACTAATTAGCTGTTGAGAAACTCAACAGCTTTTTTTATAAAGCGGCGTAAAACCGCTAACAATGAAATATTGGTTTTTGTCTTTTATATGCA from Bacillus methanolicus includes these protein-coding regions:
- a CDS encoding ROK family protein, encoding MLLGGIEAGGTKFVCAVGNEDGNILKRIEIPTTVPEETIGKVIGFFKEFELNAIGIGSFGPIDVNPESPTYGYITTTPKKAWSNYPFVQAIKEKFNIPIGFHTDVNAAALAEAALGAARGLNSCLYITVGTGIGAGAIIQGKLLQGLSHPEMGHILVRRHPNDNYKGNCPYHQDCLEGLAAGPAIEERWDKKGEELKDRQEVWDMEGFYLAQAIMQYILTLSPKKIIIGGGVMKQEQIFTYIYKYIQQLLNNYIALPELSTSIEDYIVPPGLKENAGIVGALLLAKQAYQEKKQAYQNLV
- a CDS encoding Cof-type HAD-IIB family hydrolase, which encodes MSQTMIFFDIDGTLLDHDKQLPDSTKQAIHALKEKGYEVGIATGRAPFMFRDLAKELDIDTYVSFNGQYVVVKNKVVYKNPLHLESLRKLAEYSSKKQHPLVYLSHEEMKSNIEYHPHIQESIETLKFSHPPYDPEYFEDREIYQSLLFCTEGEEKDYMEKFEQFDFIRWHPVSTDVLPAGGSKARGIKAVISHLGVSEDRVYAFGDGLNDIEMLRFVKNSVAMGNAHESVKKVARHITKDVTEDGIAYGLELLGLL
- the cydC gene encoding thiol reductant ABC exporter subunit CydC; its protein translation is MEKEKWITPYLRQYRGLFALAILLGSLTILFGGALMFTSGYLISKSATQPENILMVYVPIVGVRAFGFGRAALSYVERLTGHQFILKILSEMRVRLYKIIEPQALFLRSRMRSGDILGVLADDIEHLQDFYLKTLFPSIVSLVIYTVIIICTGLFSIPFAILLAVLIGLLIFVGPIVSFIYTRTKNEQLKRGRHKQYQQFTDTIFGISDWIFSGKYATFIQRYEEQEQKLLALETKKHSFVNWRDVLNQMVLGSVVVLAIYWANGQTLSGEFPPTLIAACGLAALSLVESFLPIAGAVSETTTYQDSLKRLEAIQAEAPPWIESENFNDAPDTSEAAIEINHVSFGYQSETPLLEDVSLEIGQGEKIAIIGRSGAGKSTLLKLIQGALAPTSGEVRINGMNAHELGLAVPKFMAVLNQKPYLFNTSVMNNIRLGNPEATDEEVFEAAKMVQLHEMIMYLPKGYETNMHETGQRFSGGERQRIALARILLQNTPIVIMDEPTVGLDPITELNLLADIFDTLKGKTIIWVTHHLIGVEKMDRILFLEQGKITMDGSHQQLLKSEEKYRRLYALDRPF
- a CDS encoding LTA synthase family protein; translated protein: MKHLMVKGQNIFNKNAGFFLLAAILLWIKTYLVQQFEFNLGIDNSMQQFLLFINPIGSILFFLGFALFAKGKSRYYWIIGIDFILTFLLFANVVYYRFFNDFITLPTLTQSKNFGDVSGNIVALLKPYDPLFFIDIFILMVLMAVWKLKTEQSKVSRRKVSFVFLSAIAILCANIALAEIDRPQLLTRTFDRNYIVKYLGMYNFTIYDAIQSTKSSAQRVLADSNDITEVVNYTKSNYAEPNPKYFGKAKGMNVIYVHLESLQNFVINYKLNGEEVTPFLNSLTRDSNTLYFDNFFHQTAQGKTADAEFLLENSLFGLSQGSAFSTKGLNTYQAAPAILGQHGYTSAVFHGNNKSFWNRDEIYKSFGYDKFFDSSYYNMNPEDVLNYGLKDKPFFAESMPLLKSLPQPFYTKFITLSNHFPYPIDEEDATIEGHTTGDSSVDNYFRTARYLDEAVKEFFHYLKESGLYDNSVIIMYGDHYGISENHNKAMEQVLGKEMNEFENAQLQRVPLFIRVPGIEGGIMHQYGGQVDLLPTLLHLLGIDTKNYVQLGTDLLSEQHDQLVPFRNGNFVSPNVSAVNGKYYDRSGSIIEKNEEIARLEEEAKLKLDLSDRVVNGDLLRFYTPEGFKPVDRSQYDYNHKENINEDASKTN
- a CDS encoding sensor histidine kinase, with the protein product MERSRIGAEHVLDEYGRVLAGRNIQFSLFDQDLKTSIGGHRAEITLSDEEWEKILNGNPIVVKNDIKRFDKAVTFVLLPYFQNGTFLGGILLTSPISGSREMISQINQYLFYTVLIALIVSLFLSWILSKIHVNRIKRIQEATSLVSAGDYSVHIPSSNFDEIGELAEDFNHMVQKLHSSKEEIESLENRRRQFMADVSHELRTPLTTISGVIEGLRNDMIPEEEKERGLQLVSQETKRLIRLVNENLDYEKIRSNQVKLLKEDIQLIEVLEIIKDQLDILAEEKNNSIIVEVDEELYVNADYDRLMQILINVTKNSIQFTENGTIWLRGKSRSKETIIEIEDTGIGIDPAEIENIWRRFYKADLSRTTNPYGEFGLGLSIVKQLVQLHNGEIEVASEKGKGTKFVIRFPFTSKDIE